ATGTCATAGTTGATTCTTGCAATGGTTTGATTTGCTTGGCAATTCCCTATAAAGGATCTTATGGCGATCATGTGTACATCTGCAATCCTTACACAAGCGAATACACAGTTCTCCCAAGAGTAAGCACCATCAAATATTGGGTTGGTAATATAGTGAGCGGATTCGGTTACCTTCCTTCAACAGACGAGTACAAAGTTGTAAGGATCTTGTATCCTTATAAAGGGTACAGGAGGCCAGCTTCTGAGGATGACAAGATCCTGGTCCAAGTATACACTCTCGGAAAAAACAGTAGTAGTGGTTGGAGAAACATCACATCAGTCCCTCCTGGTTTATTGCATCGCGAGGGTACTTTTGCAAATGGGCCACTTTATTGGAAGTACATCATCAACAACATGCTTATAGCTTTTGATTTGGTTGATGAAAGTTTTCAAGTGCTCCCAACACCACCGTGTATCCAGTTTCCCAGGGAAGAGGAACAAGTATGCTTTCTTAAGATGTTGGGAGGGCATTTGTGTCTTATAGATCATGCAGACCATGATTCAATAGACATTTGGTCGTTTCGAAAGAATAAGCAGCATGCAAACAGAAGTAGTTGCGACGTAACAGATCAAGAGTATTACCGCGATTGTATATGGAGCAAGGATTTTAACATAGAATGGGAACAAAATGGTAGACTCTATGAACCCTTTTCTCTCATAAAgaactgttggaaaacgattaataaaaaaataactttttaaagttttaataaaaaattataatttattgttttattttgtgaatgaaactttttagtcccacatcgtggagtttccaatttttagtagttttaagaaactatataaaccttttagtcccacatcggggagtttttcttcttaagttgtatttgtcaattatataaacaaattcactatttttgtaaaatctatgggaaaggggttgctctatattttagagggaaccctaagggaaaatattttatagcgtttcttaagagttcgcgattttccttaatggTTTTTTTggagtttccaagctcaagttgagcatctactacatatgctagtagtaggtgtagtagggtgttttatcctggagatatacgtcctgtgagggctatagcatcactcttgagtgtagtcggtcgctaatgtcttaagggaaacgtgttaaacacgtgactcactctgtttttccaaagttttgccttgttgctgttgtggagatatgagaagctcattcgtttcgtcaatcgatcacttccattataaaggagctaagtatcaataacttttgcttatttgcttttttctttattttgattattgcacccaacaatcttaagacattataatttgtaataatcgaaaatggttggttggtttgtgaatcatggatgttaattgtggagtgaaaaacaaaaacatttttttagtcagctgtagagtttcgagattatctcttaacctaaaaggaatttcgatgaacccttttgacacaacgtagtagacatcctgatagttacccatgtaaaatttcagaatttttggagttgtaaagtatttttttgatattttataaaacagagaaatgttcctaaaaaattctgacgggcaaacttttgttgttaactaaagtattttgtatggggtaatcatgagttttttgatatgttcaaatgaagtttgtaaatctagatattatcttcaaaactcatattttatattCCGTTTTGGAACTAAGgcttgtgagatgtggtgtattaggtgattgggaaattaccgtgtccatggtcagagtataaacgaagattgtgacatgaaattcaaaaggaacatggctaccaggcgcatgtggatgaacacaagtcttccaaagctgacaaaggcgggaatatcaaacacaactctaaccgtagtcttcataagaaaggtatgtttcgtaaaactgaatccggcgttactttaattaagggtgattgttatgtttatAAAATTTCGGGCCATACGGtggtaaagtgtagacaacataaaaccttaataagtagaaagttaatgctaatttagttgaaataaattagaacgagttcattgacatgatgtcggaagttattttaacaaccaatgtgagagaccagtaggtggactctggagccaccaagaatgtttgttgaaacagagacctgttcacctcctatcagaggataggggatgtcgagaaactctttttgaATAACTCATCtacaatagaggttgcataaaaggaaaaggtcgagcagaagctcatatctgtaatactctcacattgaatgaagttttcatgttccaagcatatgcaagaatcttgtatcttgttctattgtagatgaaaaagatttaagatctttattgaatctggaaaacttgttgtaacaaggaagttattttttaagcaagagttataggactttgggtctatataagcttaacggaaaaaactgatgatgtgaacatagttgattcttgtgctttctttatgtgcttgattgttttatgtggtaagcttgtaaccgtaaacttataagtcaatgcttaactggataacataggctgcgtacccaaatttagtttggactttgaacacaaaagtgaaatatgtgaagaatcaaatatgctataaaaccttttagcacaaatgttcagagtaattctaagcctttagaattaattcagttatgcctagatgacatgagttcaacccaaaatcactgtggtaaaagatggtttataacttccgtagatgattgtacgaggtactgtcttgtatacttgcttagggataaggatgatgccttagaagccttaagatgtataaacttgaagttcaaaaccaattagaatccTTGAACATAGCAaatgtatccttaagaagatgataattttcatgttgattagttcaggattacctgcgtccttgtggggggaggcagtcatgttaactagtatatcctgaatagagtacccttaaggatcagataaaactccatatgatttatggataggtagatgaccttcttatgaatgcgtcgaagtgtgggggtgtttgactaagtttgCCATTCTTCTTCCTAAAAgaagtagatagaaaccaaaaatggtgattgtgtcttcatataaggtatgttgagtatacttctacatatagatttttggttgtgtgtctgatttttcatacttttggtgtgatttttctgacttatactattacataatctagggatgctgagttctttgaacatgtttattcttaaacatgtacctcattagagatgtgttgttgatcccctagatttattttcaaatagtcagaacttatcttaaaggaagatgaagttaaggttgagcctaagagaagtaaaacaattagacttgagacttcttatgaagccgacttcataacatgcctagcgtagtctaagccctggacttgtaaagaagccttgatatctactgaaaccccattctggtaagaagcttaatttagtgaaatggactcagtccgtcggaacctgacttgggaggtttatagtttacctccagagagtaagaccatgagatgtaaatgagtctttaagaggaaacattaggtatatagaactgtagaaaaatattaggctaagttggtagctaaaggctataaactaaaagaaggtgtatatttccttgattcttattcacatgtgacgagatttacttccgttgagatgctaattgttattgctgtcataaaaaaattagagatacatcagatggatgttaagacaacttttctaaaattgtgaattagataaagaaatttacatagaccaacctgaggactttgtagtgaaaggttatggtgacaaagtttgtaagttgaacaaaattttgtatggtttataaaataagcacttTAACAGAGACattaaaaatttgatcatgtgataatgtgtagtggatttaagttaatgaatatgataagtatatttacaagtaacttattaaggatgcctgtgtgattataTGCTtgcatgttgatgatatgcttttacttgatacaaacatagatgtgattaattccactaaaaacatgcgctgaatgagaacgttgacttgaaaggcttaggccctgttgatataatcttagggatgaggattagaaaataatctaacatatgtagttttagtcattctcattatgttgaatttgtgcttaagagatacaatcagtgtgattgtaagcctgcttgacTCCGtatgattattcttgtagactcaagaaaaaaaggGTAacggagtatcttaacttgaatactcaagagttataagatgtctgatgaatttaatgaactgtaagagtccagacattgcctatattgtgagtaagttaagtagatataattatagTCCAGAGAAATAGCCTTCAGATGCACTgaatagagtattatggtacctaaaatactttattaccttttatttgatttatgaaaggtatcttgctgtccttgagggactttgtgatgtaaactggattgTTGACTCGgatgagtctaagtctacgagtggatatgtttcactctagcatgagggtttgttttggaagatttacaaacaaacatatattgctcaattcattacggaatctgagagtattgagttagataaagcgcgagagggggccgagtgcctaagatgttttttagaagacattcctctctggcataggcctgtgccagctatatctatacattgtgttagccaagatataatagctaaagctgaaaataactaatctcaatcggtgttatttccattgattggataaagtccaaggagaatatcgcgaaaCCTTTAAcaaaaggtttatcccaagagacagttagaaatgcatcgaggggaaggggcttaagctcataaattaaactttccatgaaggatactcaaacttgctgactggagatcccaagatcaaggtttcgaatgagacaactaatttgttgtgggt
This genomic stretch from Papaver somniferum cultivar HN1 chromosome 5, ASM357369v1, whole genome shotgun sequence harbors:
- the LOC113280440 gene encoding F-box protein At3g07870-like, whose translation is MVVGQSTTDPIENQKQNSEASRYYIFLMEDFCEDIQLENLSHVFVESAVRKMEDFPEDIQWKILSGVPGESVLNCKLVCKKWQQLLSNRKVSLGIYFSISSFRPIIQHYYASYDIIKSTKPEEEDFCETKITKISLPPLKEEGAGHDVIVDSCNGLICLAIPYKGSYGDHVYICNPYTSEYTVLPRVSTIKYWVGNIVSGFGYLPSTDEYKVVRILYPYKGYRRPASEDDKILVQVYTLGKNSSSGWRNITSVPPGLLHREGTFANGPLYWKYIINNMLIAFDLVDESFQVLPTPPCIQFPREEEQIMQTMIQ